The proteins below are encoded in one region of Lactuca sativa cultivar Salinas chromosome 3, Lsat_Salinas_v11, whole genome shotgun sequence:
- the LOC111904580 gene encoding transcription factor bHLH75, whose translation MDDHLTLGIETSMELLQNNINPSLGSFISSNISVHGITPMSADNFSDHHHHQRNERSLPFMPLPDGTNNDLGINLSRCHQGASFNDPMTHLPTTIDDMVKRMSGVESLGNTKSFIFSSGVTGENKAIRNYGYGGKKRKKNIKADAEKPREVVHVRARRGEATDSHSLAERMRREKINQKLRCLQELVPGCYKTMGMSVMLDVTISYIRSLQNQIEFLSMKLSAASMFYDFNSAEMEALDTMKGVNGYEAQVMDRMGGEGYGDLAQFQSIWPI comes from the exons ATGGATGATCACCTTACCCTAGGAATCGAAACCAGCATGGAACTTCTACAAAATAACATCAATCCTTCCCTTGGAAGTTTCATTTCATCCAATATTAGTGTTCATGGGATTACGCCTATGTCTGCCGACAATTTCtcagatcatcatcatcatcaaaggAATGAGCGTAGTCTTCCATTCATGCCTTTACCAGATGGTACTAATAATGATCTCGGCATTAATTTAAGTAGATGTCATCAGGGTGCTTCTTTCAATGATCCGATGACACATCTCCCTACCACCATAGACGATATGGTCAAGAGGATGTCTGGTGTTGAAAGCTTGGGGAATACAAAATCGTTCATCTTTAGTTCTGGAGTTACTGGAGAGAATAAAGCAATCAGAAATTAT GGCTATGGTGgtaaaaagagaaagaaaaacaTCAAAGCTGATGCGGAGAAACCACGAGAAGTTGTTCATGTGAGAGCAAGGAGAGGTGAAGCGACTGATAGTCACAGTTTGGCTGAAAGG ATGAGAAGGGAGAAAATAAACCAAAAGTTACGATGCTTGCAAGAACTAGTTCCAGGTTGTTATAAG ACAATGGGAATGTCAGTAATGTTGGACGTAACAATTAGTTATATCCGATCTTTGCAGAATCAGATAGAG TTTCTGTCAATGAAGCTCTCAGCGGCAAGCATGTTTTATGACTTTAACTCTGCTGAAATGGAGGCTTTGGATACAATGAAG GGAGTAAATGGATATGAAGCACAAGTTATGGACAGGATGGGTGGAGAAGGGTATGGAGATCTTGCACAATTTCAATCAATATGGCCAATATGA